Proteins encoded together in one Peribacillus asahii window:
- a CDS encoding YpmA family protein: MESKVEVISTVKVQASPDLYKIVDALNRNLKKQDLMFGLALDSENQKQAIFTIYRT; the protein is encoded by the coding sequence ATGGAGAGCAAAGTTGAAGTGATTTCAACAGTCAAGGTGCAAGCTTCACCTGATTTATATAAAATTGTCGATGCATTGAATCGAAATCTGAAAAAACAAGATTTAATGTTTGGGTTGGCATTGGATTCAGAGAATCAAAAACAAGCTATCTTCACCATTTATCGTACATAG
- the panB gene encoding 3-methyl-2-oxobutanoate hydroxymethyltransferase — translation MKLSGDFLKMKQNKEKIVMLTAYDYPAAKQAEQAGVDMILVGDSLGMVVLGYESTIPVTVNDMIHHTKAVKRGAPHTFVVTDMPFMSYHLSLDETLKNATRIMQEGGADAVKVEGAGEVVEKIAAMTNAGIPVVAHLGLTPQSVGVLGGYKVQGKSLEAAQQLLEDAKKCEAAGALAIVFECVPHQVGTLVTEALSIPTIGIGAGVDTDGQVLVYHDILSYGVDRVAKFVKVYGNANELMNQAISQYVSEVKTGEFPTQHHTFTMKEEELMALYGGVK, via the coding sequence ATGAAATTATCTGGAGATTTTTTGAAAATGAAGCAAAATAAAGAAAAGATTGTGATGCTGACGGCTTATGATTATCCAGCAGCGAAGCAGGCGGAGCAAGCGGGAGTCGATATGATTCTCGTTGGAGATTCGTTAGGAATGGTTGTGTTAGGATATGAATCGACAATTCCTGTTACGGTCAATGATATGATTCACCATACAAAAGCAGTGAAACGTGGAGCTCCTCATACATTTGTTGTAACGGATATGCCGTTTATGAGCTATCATCTTTCTCTTGATGAAACGTTAAAAAATGCTACACGCATTATGCAAGAAGGCGGAGCTGATGCGGTTAAAGTAGAAGGCGCAGGTGAGGTCGTAGAAAAGATTGCCGCAATGACCAACGCTGGTATTCCTGTTGTAGCGCATCTTGGTCTAACGCCGCAATCTGTAGGAGTTCTTGGTGGTTATAAAGTACAAGGAAAGAGCTTAGAAGCAGCTCAGCAACTATTAGAGGATGCGAAGAAATGTGAAGCGGCTGGAGCTTTAGCCATTGTGTTTGAGTGTGTTCCTCATCAAGTAGGTACACTTGTGACGGAAGCGCTTTCTATACCAACAATTGGAATTGGTGCTGGAGTGGATACAGATGGACAAGTTCTTGTGTACCATGACATTCTTTCGTATGGAGTTGATCGTGTTGCGAAATTTGTAAAAGTATACGGAAATGCTAATGAATTAATGAACCAAGCCATTTCACAGTATGTAAGCGAAGTGAAAACGGGTGAGTTTCCAACACAACATCATACTTTTACGATGAAAGAAGAAGAGCTGATGGCTTTATACGGAGGAGTCAAATGA
- the bshB1 gene encoding bacillithiol biosynthesis deacetylase BshB1, with protein MNETIDILAFGAHADDVEIGMGGTLAKYAQMGKKIMICDLTKAEMSSNGTVERRIEEANQAAKILGVERMSLNLPDRGLYMKEEYIQEIITVIRTYKPTLVFAPYTVDRHPDHGNASRLVEEAVFSAGVRKYMENAGLGTHRVQNVYFYMINGFHKPDFVMDISAFMQTKIDSLKAYESQFVKSDATIDTPLVNGYIETVEARERMFGKEVGVTYAEGFMSKKPLLINVDLLGE; from the coding sequence ATGAATGAAACAATAGATATATTAGCTTTTGGCGCTCATGCTGATGATGTTGAAATCGGCATGGGTGGTACGCTTGCGAAATATGCGCAAATGGGAAAGAAGATTATGATTTGTGATTTAACAAAAGCAGAAATGTCTTCTAATGGAACGGTAGAACGAAGAATTGAAGAGGCAAATCAGGCAGCTAAGATTTTAGGTGTTGAACGAATGTCACTGAATTTACCTGATCGTGGATTGTATATGAAAGAAGAGTATATCCAAGAAATTATTACAGTGATTCGTACATATAAGCCGACTCTCGTATTTGCGCCATATACAGTGGACCGACATCCCGATCATGGGAATGCAAGCCGTTTAGTAGAAGAAGCTGTCTTTTCTGCAGGTGTTCGTAAATATATGGAGAATGCCGGATTGGGTACACACCGTGTACAAAATGTCTATTTTTATATGATTAATGGTTTTCATAAGCCGGATTTTGTTATGGATATTTCAGCATTTATGCAAACAAAAATAGATAGTCTTAAAGCGTATGAAAGTCAATTTGTTAAAAGTGATGCAACGATAGATACGCCGCTTGTAAATGGCTATATCGAAACAGTAGAAGCACGTGAGCGGATGTTTGGAAAAGAAGTGGGAGTAACATATGCAGAAGGCTTTATGTCGAAAAAGCCGCTGCTGATTAATGTCGATTTATTAGGAGAATAA
- the panD gene encoding aspartate 1-decarboxylase has translation MFRTMMNAKIHRARVTEANLNYVGSITIDEDILDAVGILPNEKVAIVNNNNGARLETYVIAGERGSGVVCLNGAAARLVQPEDVVIIISYVMVAEENLPNHKPKVAIMNEHNEIVELISHEPAATIM, from the coding sequence ATGTTTCGTACAATGATGAATGCCAAAATCCATCGTGCTCGTGTAACAGAGGCGAATTTAAATTATGTAGGCAGCATTACAATTGATGAGGATATCCTTGATGCGGTTGGTATTTTACCTAATGAAAAAGTAGCAATCGTCAACAATAATAATGGAGCGCGTCTAGAAACGTATGTGATTGCCGGGGAAAGAGGAAGCGGCGTTGTTTGTTTAAATGGTGCAGCAGCAAGACTTGTCCAGCCAGAAGATGTTGTAATTATTATTTCCTACGTTATGGTAGCGGAAGAGAATCTTCCTAATCACAAGCCAAAAGTAGCGATTATGAATGAGCATAATGAAATTGTTGAATTAATTTCCCATGAACCAGCAGCAACAATTATGTAA
- the dinG gene encoding ATP-dependent DNA helicase DinG codes for MTQRYVVIDLETTGNSSKKGDRIIQFAAVVIEEDQIVEEFSTYIHPEQEISLFIEELTGISNETVKDAPIFEEVAEHIVSLLEGACFVAHNVLFDLSFLQEELTRCGHEPFYGSTLDTVELAKILKPTSDGYKLHQLAKEDRIEHLRPHQADSDAYATALLLLSFKEKLLSLPLMTLKQLYRLSFSLQSEVSELINDCMAIKLSKAEVHEPNLVTYRGLAFKKGKQGLEDNYQENEYPTDRQMKIKMLKAAFPEFESRFGQLQMMDVIYGSFESEKDAIIEAGTGIGKSLGYLLPAVYFAKKKQQPVVISTYTLQLQDQLLQKEIPKLKEILPFDFQAVLLKGRSNYLSLAKFERALREKDDHYESALTKMQIIVWLTETETGDRDELNLSSGGQLVWNRLQSDHFVYPGLKKPWIEMDFFEKAKRTAARADLIITNHAFLMTDLITDDAILPKQGYIILDEAHHLEQAASKQFGRRLDYIFVKTFLNRLGTSEQKQLLYRLERIVANHGLEVERAKENLDGKLTDFAYEFEQLFVIIANQTNKLVKGIVPKRLAFKIEERIHWQRATLLAERLYDLLQSIVRLLGEKLDVLKQHEASLGKNALFYVNDCEVILGHFIETKDILFEFFIQPREDYIYWLDCINTSMPNGVVLSAQPVLGSEELWNAYFGQQKSVIMTSATLSVKQSFQFFKTQLGIEKKDIYTASFPSPFHYKEQVKVLVPRDIPDIQTLSIEEFAEASANYIIAGVQAAQGRTMVLFTSHEMLRAAYYTIKDCGLLDDYTLFAQGISGGSKMRLLRNFQTFDKAVLFGTTSLWEGVDIPGEDLSCLMIVRLPFSPPDEPITEARCQLLAKKGKNAFSSYSLPEALLRFRQGFGRLIRTSSDRGVLVVLDRRVLTAKYGVEFQRALPPVEWQEVSINEMATVIEEWV; via the coding sequence ATGACACAACGATATGTAGTGATCGATTTAGAAACAACAGGGAATTCTTCGAAAAAAGGAGATCGAATTATCCAGTTTGCGGCAGTAGTGATCGAAGAGGATCAAATTGTTGAGGAATTTTCGACCTATATTCATCCAGAACAAGAGATTTCTTTGTTTATTGAAGAGTTAACCGGAATTAGCAATGAGACAGTAAAGGATGCTCCTATTTTTGAAGAGGTGGCGGAACACATTGTGAGCTTATTGGAAGGCGCTTGTTTTGTTGCTCATAATGTCCTGTTTGACTTATCGTTTTTACAAGAAGAGTTGACTCGATGCGGGCATGAGCCATTTTACGGGTCTACATTAGATACAGTTGAGTTAGCAAAAATATTAAAACCGACTTCCGATGGTTACAAGCTTCATCAGTTAGCAAAGGAAGATCGTATTGAGCATTTACGGCCTCATCAAGCTGATAGCGATGCGTATGCAACGGCTTTATTGCTGTTATCATTTAAAGAAAAGCTGCTAAGTTTGCCTTTAATGACGTTAAAGCAGCTTTATCGATTGTCTTTTTCATTACAAAGTGAAGTGTCGGAGCTCATTAATGACTGTATGGCTATCAAGCTATCTAAGGCTGAAGTGCATGAGCCCAATCTTGTTACCTATCGAGGACTTGCTTTTAAAAAGGGCAAGCAAGGATTAGAAGATAACTATCAAGAAAATGAGTATCCAACCGATCGACAGATGAAAATAAAGATGTTAAAAGCAGCGTTTCCTGAGTTTGAGAGTCGATTCGGGCAGCTGCAAATGATGGATGTCATTTATGGTTCTTTTGAAAGCGAGAAGGATGCTATTATTGAAGCCGGTACAGGGATTGGTAAATCGTTAGGATACTTACTGCCAGCGGTTTATTTTGCGAAAAAAAAGCAACAGCCTGTCGTTATTTCTACTTATACATTACAGCTTCAGGATCAGCTATTGCAAAAGGAAATACCGAAGTTAAAGGAAATCCTTCCCTTTGACTTTCAAGCTGTTCTTCTAAAAGGACGAAGCAATTATTTGAGTTTAGCAAAGTTTGAGCGAGCTCTTCGAGAAAAAGATGATCATTATGAAAGTGCGTTAACCAAGATGCAGATTATCGTTTGGCTAACAGAAACTGAAACAGGTGATCGGGATGAATTAAACTTGTCGAGCGGCGGGCAGCTCGTATGGAATCGACTGCAAAGTGATCATTTCGTCTATCCAGGGTTAAAAAAACCATGGATAGAGATGGATTTTTTTGAGAAAGCAAAACGGACGGCGGCAAGAGCAGATTTGATTATTACCAATCATGCTTTTTTAATGACAGATTTAATAACAGACGATGCTATTTTACCAAAACAAGGCTATATCATCTTAGATGAAGCTCATCATTTAGAACAGGCAGCTTCTAAACAATTTGGACGTCGCCTTGATTATATATTTGTCAAAACGTTTTTGAACCGTCTTGGCACGTCTGAGCAAAAACAGCTTTTGTATCGTTTGGAACGAATCGTTGCTAATCATGGGCTAGAAGTAGAAAGAGCTAAAGAAAATTTAGATGGAAAACTGACAGATTTTGCCTATGAGTTCGAGCAATTATTTGTTATCATTGCGAACCAGACTAATAAGTTAGTAAAAGGAATCGTTCCTAAGCGGCTTGCTTTCAAAATAGAAGAACGCATTCATTGGCAGCGAGCAACATTGTTAGCGGAACGATTATATGATCTGCTTCAGTCCATTGTACGTCTGTTAGGAGAAAAATTGGATGTTCTAAAACAGCATGAAGCATCTTTAGGAAAAAATGCGTTATTTTATGTAAATGATTGTGAAGTGATTCTTGGGCATTTTATTGAAACGAAAGACATCCTTTTTGAATTTTTTATTCAGCCTAGAGAGGATTATATTTACTGGCTGGATTGTATAAATACATCTATGCCAAATGGAGTTGTTTTATCTGCTCAGCCTGTACTAGGAAGCGAAGAATTGTGGAATGCATATTTTGGTCAACAAAAAAGTGTGATTATGACATCGGCAACCCTTTCTGTTAAGCAATCGTTTCAGTTTTTTAAAACACAGTTAGGTATAGAGAAAAAAGACATCTATACCGCAAGCTTTCCTTCGCCGTTTCATTATAAAGAACAAGTAAAAGTACTTGTTCCGCGCGATATACCTGATATTCAAACATTGTCGATTGAAGAATTTGCAGAAGCATCTGCAAATTACATTATTGCTGGTGTTCAAGCGGCACAAGGTCGAACGATGGTGTTGTTTACGTCGCATGAAATGTTACGCGCTGCTTATTATACGATTAAAGACTGTGGTTTATTGGATGACTATACGCTATTTGCTCAAGGGATTTCGGGCGGAAGTAAGATGAGGCTGCTTAGAAACTTTCAAACGTTTGATAAAGCCGTTTTATTTGGGACGACAAGTTTATGGGAAGGAGTCGATATTCCAGGTGAAGACTTGTCTTGCTTAATGATTGTTCGCTTGCCGTTTTCGCCACCGGATGAACCTATAACGGAAGCTAGATGTCAGTTGTTAGCTAAAAAAGGAAAGAACGCTTTTTCCAGCTATTCTTTACCTGAAGCGTTGCTAAGGTTTCGACAAGGATTTGGTCGGCTCATTCGTACGTCCAGCGATCGTGGTGTATTGGTCGTGCTTGATCGACGTGTTTTGACGGCTAAGTACGGAGTAGAATTTCAACGCGCGCTTCCGCCTGTGGAGTGGCAGGAAGTATCGATCAATGAAATGGCGACGGTGATTGAAGAATGGGTATAA
- a CDS encoding cell wall elongation regulator TseB-like domain-containing protein, which translates to MKKWLIISSVLVVCFFVFVAGAYIRALQPKNEAADIALATAEEKAGIEKMDEFYLYNGHESYSVVVGTTSGGDKQIVWIPENDEQKVVVEHARNGKSKEDILSKVKKNRNPAEIVSVKLGMEKNVPLWEVTYLDESNSYNYDYYDFKTGEWLKYYRSI; encoded by the coding sequence TTGAAAAAGTGGTTAATCATTTCTTCTGTTCTTGTTGTTTGTTTTTTCGTCTTCGTGGCGGGTGCCTATATTAGAGCATTACAACCGAAAAATGAGGCGGCAGACATTGCGCTTGCAACAGCAGAAGAAAAAGCGGGAATAGAAAAGATGGATGAATTTTACCTGTATAATGGACACGAGTCTTATTCAGTGGTTGTCGGTACAACAAGCGGTGGAGATAAGCAAATCGTGTGGATTCCCGAAAACGATGAACAAAAAGTTGTCGTTGAACATGCCCGCAATGGTAAGTCTAAAGAAGACATACTTTCAAAGGTTAAGAAAAACCGTAATCCTGCTGAGATTGTATCTGTTAAGCTTGGAATGGAAAAAAATGTGCCGCTTTGGGAAGTGACGTATTTAGACGAGTCCAATAGCTATAACTACGATTATTACGATTTTAAAACAGGTGAATGGCTTAAATATTATCGCAGTATATAG
- a CDS encoding CCA tRNA nucleotidyltransferase: MDSLFIQAVPIIERIEQAGYEAYFVGGSVRDQIIGRAIHDVDIATSATPGEIKAIFPRTVDVGIEHGTVLVIEKHGSYEITTFRTESGYSDFRRPDEVRFVRSLTEDLMRRDFTMNSMAMDKNGNIIDPFGGQKAIMDKRIVTVGNSYERFHEDALRMMRAIRFVSQLGFTLDSETLRSLQENGSLLKHIAIERVHAEFEKLLAGPYRVQGLQLLVQSELYKYIPRLHNQKDTLKQLTALPIDTLSVSEIWALLLIQGRVEDVSSFLRDWRLPVKQIKAIQRVVFFADKPSSFVEHVYDLFEIGLSEGVQAAKVRAVVHGDSVSDAEALVRKKYADLVIKDMSELTVGGADLLAWHNVNPGPWLKEYLQMIVTAVLKREVENDKQKIKEWLVQCNLM; the protein is encoded by the coding sequence ATGGATTCATTATTTATACAGGCTGTGCCGATTATTGAAAGAATCGAACAAGCAGGATATGAGGCCTATTTCGTCGGCGGTTCAGTTCGTGACCAGATTATTGGCCGAGCGATTCACGATGTCGATATTGCTACATCAGCAACGCCAGGAGAGATTAAAGCAATCTTTCCACGCACTGTAGATGTTGGAATTGAACATGGGACCGTTCTTGTTATCGAGAAACATGGTTCATATGAAATTACTACTTTTCGAACAGAAAGTGGCTATAGTGATTTTCGCAGACCAGATGAGGTAAGATTTGTCCGATCATTAACGGAAGATTTAATGCGTCGTGATTTTACAATGAACAGCATGGCTATGGATAAAAACGGTAATATCATTGATCCCTTTGGCGGTCAAAAAGCAATCATGGATAAGAGAATTGTTACCGTTGGCAATTCTTATGAACGATTTCATGAAGATGCTTTACGGATGATGCGAGCGATTCGATTTGTAAGTCAACTTGGCTTTACATTGGATTCAGAAACATTGCGTTCCCTTCAAGAAAATGGGTCACTGCTAAAGCATATTGCTATCGAGCGTGTCCATGCTGAATTTGAAAAGCTTTTGGCAGGACCGTATCGTGTTCAAGGTTTACAGCTTTTAGTGCAAAGTGAGTTATATAAATATATACCACGTTTACATAATCAAAAAGACACGCTTAAACAACTGACAGCGCTGCCAATTGATACACTTAGTGTTAGTGAAATTTGGGCACTGTTACTGATTCAAGGGCGTGTAGAAGATGTTTCGTCATTTTTACGTGATTGGAGGCTGCCCGTAAAGCAAATTAAAGCAATTCAAAGAGTCGTTTTCTTTGCGGATAAACCTTCATCCTTTGTAGAACATGTATATGATTTGTTTGAAATTGGATTAAGTGAAGGAGTTCAGGCGGCTAAAGTTAGAGCGGTCGTTCATGGAGACAGCGTGTCTGATGCAGAGGCTTTGGTACGGAAAAAGTACGCTGATTTAGTCATTAAAGACATGTCGGAGCTCACGGTTGGCGGTGCTGATTTATTAGCTTGGCATAACGTGAACCCTGGTCCATGGCTAAAAGAATATTTACAAATGATTGTAACAGCGGTATTAAAAAGAGAAGTGGAAAACGATAAACAGAAAATAAAGGAGTGGCTAGTACAGTGCAATCTGATGTAA
- a CDS encoding biotin--[acetyl-CoA-carboxylase] ligase produces the protein MQSDVRTKLIEAFSNANGTFISGQQIADYIGCSRTAVWKHIEDLRTEGYVVEAVRNKGYRIITTPEKVTANEIQLGLQTKILGKKVHYEESVETTQKIAHKLSNEGAPEGTLVVAEEQRGGKGRLMRPWYSPKYTGVWMSLILRPSIPFHQAPQLTLLAAVAVVQAIENTTELKPQIKWPNDILINRKKVTGILTELQAESDQIHSVIIGIGMNINQKQTDFPEELQDIATSLAIAGGQNISRAKVIQEVLIRLEALYELYLAEGFLPIKGLWESYAVSLGQEIKATTVNETIVGKALGITDAGVLLLEDQNGKVHSIYSADIHI, from the coding sequence GTGCAATCTGATGTAAGAACGAAGCTAATAGAAGCCTTTTCAAATGCCAATGGAACATTTATTTCAGGTCAACAGATTGCAGACTATATCGGATGTTCAAGAACCGCTGTTTGGAAGCATATTGAAGATTTGCGAACAGAAGGCTATGTTGTCGAAGCGGTCCGAAATAAAGGCTACCGAATCATTACAACACCTGAAAAAGTGACAGCCAATGAGATTCAACTTGGTCTACAAACGAAAATACTTGGGAAAAAAGTTCATTATGAGGAAAGCGTAGAGACAACACAGAAAATTGCTCATAAGCTTTCAAATGAGGGAGCTCCTGAAGGAACGCTTGTCGTAGCTGAAGAGCAAAGAGGTGGAAAAGGGAGACTGATGCGTCCTTGGTATTCACCGAAATATACGGGAGTATGGATGAGTTTAATTTTACGGCCATCGATACCTTTTCATCAAGCCCCTCAGTTAACATTGCTTGCCGCTGTTGCTGTTGTTCAAGCGATTGAAAATACAACAGAGTTGAAGCCGCAAATTAAATGGCCGAATGATATTTTAATTAATCGTAAAAAAGTAACAGGTATTTTAACCGAATTACAAGCAGAGTCTGATCAGATTCATTCTGTTATTATTGGAATCGGGATGAATATTAACCAAAAACAAACGGATTTCCCTGAGGAACTGCAAGATATTGCTACGTCTCTTGCAATAGCTGGCGGACAAAATATTTCACGCGCAAAAGTCATTCAAGAAGTGCTTATACGTTTAGAAGCGTTGTATGAGCTTTATCTAGCAGAAGGGTTCTTACCAATTAAAGGTTTGTGGGAAAGCTATGCTGTTAGTCTTGGTCAAGAAATTAAAGCAACGACTGTGAATGAGACGATTGTTGGAAAGGCATTGGGCATTACAGATGCTGGTGTATTACTTCTAGAAGATCAAAATGGCAAAGTTCATTCTATTTATTCAGCAGATATTCATATTTAA
- a CDS encoding pyridoxal phosphate-dependent aminotransferase — protein MKLAKRVQALTPSTTLVITAKAKELKAQGLDIIGLGAGEPDYNTPAHIIEAAVQSMNEGQTKYTPSAGLPKLKEVIIAKLKKDQGLDYTPSEIIVGTGAKHALYTLFQAILDEGDEVIVPTPYWVSYPEQIKLAEGTPVYVEGKEENQYKITKEQLEAAITDRTKAIIINSPSNPTGMLYTKEELQALGEVCLAHDILIVSDEIYEKLVYGGAQHVSIAQLSPQLKEQTIIINGVSKSHSMTGWRIGYAVGNEAIIKAMTNLASHSTSNPTTTAQYGAIAAYEGTQAPVEEMRQAFESRLNTIHAKLVEIPGVTCIKPQGAFYLFPNVKEAATLTGYSNVDDFVKALLEEALVAVIPGSGFGAPDNIRLSYATSLEQLEKAVERIHTFVTNKLA, from the coding sequence ATGAAATTAGCAAAACGAGTTCAAGCATTAACACCATCTACTACATTGGTTATTACAGCAAAAGCAAAAGAACTAAAAGCTCAAGGATTAGATATTATTGGACTAGGAGCAGGGGAACCAGATTATAATACACCAGCTCATATTATTGAAGCAGCGGTTCAATCAATGAATGAGGGGCAAACAAAGTATACGCCATCTGCTGGTTTACCAAAGTTAAAAGAAGTAATTATTGCTAAATTAAAGAAAGACCAAGGCTTAGACTATACACCATCTGAAATAATCGTTGGTACTGGTGCGAAGCATGCTCTATATACGTTATTCCAAGCGATCCTGGATGAAGGCGATGAAGTGATCGTTCCGACTCCATATTGGGTAAGCTATCCTGAACAAATTAAATTAGCAGAAGGAACACCTGTATATGTAGAAGGAAAAGAGGAAAATCAATACAAAATTACAAAAGAGCAGTTAGAAGCAGCTATCACAGACCGTACAAAAGCGATTATCATTAATTCACCAAGTAACCCAACTGGTATGCTTTATACGAAAGAAGAGTTACAAGCGCTAGGAGAAGTATGTTTAGCACACGATATTCTAATCGTATCTGATGAAATTTATGAGAAATTGGTTTACGGTGGTGCACAACATGTATCAATTGCACAGCTTTCACCACAATTAAAAGAACAAACAATCATCATTAATGGGGTATCTAAATCTCATTCAATGACGGGCTGGAGAATTGGATACGCTGTAGGGAATGAAGCAATCATTAAAGCGATGACAAATTTAGCGAGCCATAGCACATCTAATCCTACAACAACAGCTCAATACGGAGCAATTGCCGCTTATGAAGGCACACAAGCACCAGTTGAAGAAATGCGTCAAGCATTTGAAAGTCGTCTAAATACAATTCATGCTAAATTAGTAGAAATTCCAGGCGTAACATGTATTAAGCCTCAAGGTGCGTTCTACTTATTCCCGAACGTAAAAGAAGCAGCTACATTAACTGGATATAGCAATGTTGATGATTTCGTAAAAGCGTTACTAGAAGAAGCGCTTGTTGCTGTTATTCCTGGTTCAGGTTTCGGTGCGCCTGATAACATTCGTTTATCTTATGCAACATCTCTTGAGCAGTTGGAAAAAGCCGTTGAAAGAATTCATACATTTGTTACAAATAAATTAGCATAA
- a CDS encoding methylglyoxal synthase, which yields MKIALIAHDKKKEDMIGFVTAYKDIFAQHELFATGTTGKRIIEEVSLPVHRFHSGPLGGDQEIGAMIAKDEMDMVLFFRDPLTPQPHEPDVTALIRLADVYQVPLATNMGTAEVLVRGLKDGFMDWRKLRDN from the coding sequence ATGAAAATCGCTTTAATTGCCCATGATAAGAAGAAAGAAGATATGATTGGATTCGTCACAGCCTATAAAGATATTTTTGCACAACATGAGTTATTTGCTACAGGGACAACAGGAAAAAGAATTATTGAGGAAGTTTCATTACCTGTTCATCGCTTTCATTCGGGTCCCCTCGGTGGTGATCAGGAGATTGGTGCGATGATTGCAAAAGATGAAATGGATATGGTTTTGTTTTTCCGCGATCCACTTACACCGCAGCCGCATGAACCAGATGTAACAGCTCTTATTCGTCTTGCGGATGTTTATCAAGTTCCGCTTGCTACAAATATGGGAACAGCAGAAGTGCTCGTAAGAGGTTTAAAAGATGGCTTTATGGATTGGCGTAAACTAAGAGATAATTAA
- the bshA gene encoding N-acetyl-alpha-D-glucosaminyl L-malate synthase BshA has translation MKLKIGITCYPTVGGSGVIATELGKLLAEKGHEIHFISTSLPFRLNKMYHNVYYHQVEVNSYSVFQYPPYDLALASKMAEVIQRENLDILHVHYAIPHAVCAILAKQMVKTDVKIVTTLHGTDITVLGEDPSLTNLIKYGIEQSDVVTAVSSSLVEQTQELIAPDKEIRTVYNFIDERDYHKVDSSYLRTEYGIEEHEKVIIHVSNFRTVKRVTDVVRTFQLTAEQVPAKLLLVGDGPEVTVVLKLVRDLGIEERVLFLGKQDNLAELYSISDLILLLSEKESFGLVLLEAMACGVPGIGTNIGGIPEVIVDGETGFLCEVGDVETAAAHAVKLLRDDHLHQHFSNAAFRRVHETFGSAFITAQYEAIYRKLLVR, from the coding sequence ATGAAGTTGAAAATTGGGATTACGTGTTACCCAACTGTAGGTGGGTCAGGGGTTATTGCTACTGAGCTTGGTAAACTGCTTGCTGAAAAAGGACATGAAATTCATTTTATCTCGACAAGTCTGCCATTTCGTCTGAATAAAATGTATCACAATGTATATTATCACCAGGTAGAAGTGAATTCTTACTCTGTGTTTCAGTATCCCCCTTATGATTTAGCGCTTGCTAGTAAAATGGCCGAAGTAATACAACGGGAGAATCTTGACATTCTGCATGTGCATTATGCGATTCCACATGCGGTTTGTGCGATTTTAGCCAAACAGATGGTTAAAACCGATGTGAAAATTGTGACGACTCTTCATGGTACCGATATTACTGTCCTTGGAGAGGATCCTTCGCTCACCAATTTAATTAAATATGGCATTGAACAATCTGATGTCGTCACCGCTGTTTCTTCTTCGCTTGTTGAACAAACACAGGAACTAATTGCTCCTGATAAGGAAATTAGGACGGTTTATAATTTTATTGATGAGCGCGATTATCATAAGGTAGATTCCAGTTATTTACGCACGGAATATGGCATTGAAGAGCATGAAAAAGTTATCATTCATGTTTCGAATTTTCGGACGGTGAAAAGGGTAACTGATGTAGTGCGCACTTTTCAATTAACTGCCGAGCAAGTACCTGCTAAGCTTTTACTCGTTGGGGATGGACCAGAAGTGACCGTCGTTTTAAAACTCGTTCGAGATCTTGGTATAGAGGAGCGAGTATTATTTCTAGGAAAACAGGATAATTTGGCTGAACTTTATTCGATAAGTGATTTAATTCTTTTATTATCAGAAAAAGAAAGCTTTGGTCTAGTGTTATTGGAAGCAATGGCTTGCGGTGTCCCTGGCATTGGTACAAATATTGGCGGTATTCCGGAAGTTATTGTGGATGGTGAAACGGGCTTTTTATGTGAAGTAGGAGATGTAGAAACGGCAGCAGCCCATGCAGTTAAACTGCTGCGTGATGATCATCTCCATCAACACTTCTCGAATGCAGCTTTTAGACGAGTTCATGAAACATTCGGCTCAGCTTTTATTACCGCTCAATATGAAGCGATTTATCGAAAACTTCTCGTTCGATAA